The genomic region AGCACGACTCAGCACGCGCGCCGCTTTTGCCATAGGCCAGCCAGTGCGCTGTGATGGTGACTTTGGGTGTGAGGTAAAGACTTGCTGCAGGGCTAGGCTGACATCGCTCTCCGCTTGTGCTCTTGTATGTCGACATGGATGGGTGGGTCGATCGAGGTCCTTCGGGTTTGATCGTATGGTGTGGAGCCAGTACCGTTTTCCTGTGTATCAATCGAACCATCATCCTGTCAGGACATGGTCATTGATGTTCCTCCTTCGCGGCGAGTGGGACCCGTCCGCTACCACTTCACGTCTTACCCCTACCCCCTCTTCTTAAGAGTAAAATACCTCCTCTCCGGCTGTACCTGCACAGGCTCGGATCCCCCACTCCGAGCTTCGACTGAGACCCCCTCACTCCCCCTCCGAAAAGGAGCCAAAATCCTCCCGATAATCCTCGCCGAACTCCTCAGCGACGAACCCCCTTCCTGCAGCCTCACCACGACACTCCCAACCAACTCGGCCGTCCAACTAACATGTCTCTCCCCACTCTCCACATAATAACTCCCCCGACTCGGCGAGTCGCCCTCCACATCCCCATCCGGGGTCTCAACTTCTATGCTCGAGATTTCTGCCTCGGCGGAGGGGTCGTAGTACGTCTGGCCCAATTCATCCCGGGGCCTGGGTTCGTCTGGTTGGTACTGGGGGAGGTCGTGGTCCTGGTCCTGGTCCTGGCTGAGTTGGGGAATGGGAGGTGGGGGGGAAGGACTGTTGAGGTCTGTGAGATCGAGGTGGAGGTTGGGTCGGCGCCTTGTCATTTGGGGTGGGCGAGGAGGGGCGGGAGTGGGTTGCTTGGAGGAATTTAGCGAGGAAGTGGGCTTCCCAGCTGTGGGTTGGGGATTATTTTGTGGGAGTGGTGGTGGGGGAGGTTGTGGTAGAGCTGAAGTTGGAAGCGGACCTTGAGGGTGAAGGTGTGGAAGCTTTTGATTCTGTTAGAGCGGTGGCGAGTGAGGATGGAGCAGAGTTGGACCGTGAGGTCGAGGGTGTGGATGCTGGTGAGGAAGACATATCAAAATCTCCCAGTAGTGAGAAGGTAGCGTGACCTTCCAGTCATACAACAAACGACACGACCACCCCAGCAGTCCCAGAGGCGGAGAAGCTATCATCAACCTATTATAACTCTGCCCCAAACTTGCGGTGTCTCGGTACGTTCGGTACATGGTCGTCGGGCTGCTACGAGAGGTATGTGTCAGCGCTCACAAAGATACCGCATCAGGCCGGAAAGAATTGAACAACGAACCGGGTGCTTTCCACTGCACCCTTGTTGAATTTCCGTAGGGTCATATCGGAACCACGTCAGATCTGTGTAGTGTGACTGCATGTCCGCTGGATGTACGGCGTGGAAGAGGTAAGATGCAAGCCACCGACCAAGTGAAGTCGGATCTGACCAAGCGAACCCTGCATGGTCCTGCAAGAACTCGTAAGCGCGGGTTCCAGACAACATTGCAGATTCTCTCGAGCTTGAGAGGACCATACCTATTGGTGTGCAGTCAGCATCGACTGTCAGACCTCTCAGTCATTACCAATCGTAACCGGAATCCCAAAGGTAGGAGCAAAGTCCGGTAGGATGCAGCTCTGCCACATGTTCGATTGGCCTTACAGTCAATACTATGACTCCTGTCATATGTTTTGCGACAGCTTCGTTCTCGAATAGGCGGCAGATCTCCTGCACATGTGCGAAAACGCGGTGATCATGCGAAACCAAGAACCCGCAGTAGTCCGGTCATACCATGTCTCGGCTTCGGCTGGCAGAGCATTCCGGCGTGTGCACAAGACTCTGGGCATCTGCTTCTTTTCCACTGCGGAGAGAAAGACACGTCGGATTAACGTATCGCTATCGTGATCGGAGAGATTCGAATACTACTTGATACTCAGCAGAAGAAAGATTTTGCTTGGCTTCGGCCGAAAGGACATCTATAAGTGATCAGCAGCTTACACAGCCTCGTGCATACATATCCTCAATCACACGGCACGTCTCGGACACTGCTCATACACCCCAGACACCATACCCGGCCTGTCGCCCCGTCTTATACCAGTCCTGCACATACGGAAGCGCAAAATGAGGTCCGTAGACCTCTTCATCCCACTGCGGCGTTGGAGGCTCAAAGCCAGTCCCTTGCTTGCAATTGGCGACGAGCTCTGCCATCAAACCACCACGATCATACAGTGGAGCCTCCTTGCCAGCTTCAGAGCGTTCGATGTCGGCTCGTAGGATTTCTGTCTTGGTAATGTCGAGCTCGAGCGTTTCGGGGTCGACGATGACGCCGTAGTTACGCTTTGCGCCTTCGATGGTGACCAGCTTGCGGCGAACTTCGAGCGCGACTGTTTCGGCAGGTCGGGTTAGAGGGTCGCCCAGGCCACCGCCGCCCCAGGTCTGCCATTCGAGAAGGTCTCTGTATATGGGTTGGTAGGTGCTTCCACAGGGTGATTTGATCTATACTTACCCAGGTTTCACTTTAACGTGATCACACTTCGAGGGCAACAGCTCAACAGAACCATCAACCCTGTGAATGGCCTTCCTACTACGACTCCCTGGTTTCCCTCCACGAACGCCCCAAGGCTTGGTGAGCCATCGATCATCATGTAAGCTGAACTCTCCCGCAGATAAAAATCGGTACATCGTCTTCTGAGCATTTCCACCTCGATGGAAACCCGCGCCTCCAGTATCAGCGACAGCCTCATTGACTTCCAGTCTGACCGGGAAGTTGAGCTCGATGGACTCTGTGGGCACAGACTTGATAGCTGGGAACAGGCAGTGACAATCGGGACCATCTCCCTTAGGTCGTGCCGGGACACCGCCGAAGGCTATTTGATACAGCTGGTACCACTCTCCATTCGGCTTGAAGCCTGAGTAGAAGAAGTGAGGAGAATCGCTGAAGCCAGCGGCAGTCATGAAGGCAGAGTTCTTTTGGCCGAAGAGAGCTTGCATGATGTCCATGGTCCGTCCGAGGAAATGCGTGCGGCATGACAGAGCTGCTGGCCGCACGGGCTTAAGCAGACTGCCTAGTGGGATCTCGACGTCGACAAGATCCTGGAAGCCATCGTTGGGGATGGTGTATGGTGCGTGGACCGTCAGGAGATAGTAGCCGATGAACATCTATGATAGGTTATGTTAGTAAAACCTACGAATGGTAGGCATAGTACACATACCTTGAACATAGTTTCGCTGAGGTAGTAGTTGATGCTACTACTAGCCTGCGGACTTGTGCCATTCCAGTCGAACTTCAGGCGGTTCTTTGAAGGTTTACTCAGCGTGCACTTCAACGCAAATGGACCCTTACCATGGCCGTCATCATCGACAAAGTCAACGAAGGTCGATTCCTCATCGGTCATATGCTCCTCGATAATCTTACTGATGGCAGTCCTGGTGCGCTCGAGCAATATATCGGTCGAGGCAGCGTAAACTTCTGGTCCGAATCTCGAACATAGCTCACACACTCTGGTCGCTGCTGTCCGGCAAGCAGAAATCAGAGCAAGCAAGTCCGAGCGGAGCCACTTGGGTTGTCGACTGTTACGGCAAATCAGCTCCACAATAGAGCGATTCATCTTGCCGCGCTCGAAAAGCTTCATTGTCGGGATCTGCAGTCCGTCGTCGAAGATTGTCTGAGCATTGATAGACATGGAGCCCGGCACTTGTCCTTGCACATCTGTCATGTGTCCGAAATTTGCTGCCCAACCGACCAGCTTATGCTCGTAGAAGATGGGCAAGAGCACGATGACATCGTTGAGATGAGATACAGCTCCCTCGACTTCGTAGACATCGTTTGTGATGAAGACATCGCCTTCCTCGATATCATCAACCTCCCCCTTCGCAAGCTTGTGGTTCCAGATTTTCAAGAACTGACCGATGAATGAGCCGAACTGTCCAATCAACATCTTACCAGCAGCATCAGTGATGACATTGAACTCATCCTGCTGCTCGCGGATTGCGGGTGACATAGAGCACCTGAGCATCAATGTATCCATCTCCTGACGAATTGATGCCAGTGAACTGCTGATGAGGGTTGGCACAGTAGGAATATCTTCCACAGTCTTCCGAGCTTCTTCTTCTTTCTGTGCTTGAGTCTTGTCAGAGACACTGCTTTCAAACCTCGACTTGAACGTCGGAAGCTCATTTCCAGGCATTGGCGCTATGCAGATGTTCCCGACTGAATCGATCGTGCCTTCGAAGCCGGGTGCGATGAGAGTGTTGCTGTCCATTTCCGTGATGATCGCTGGGCCTTGGATTTTGTACTCAGCTCGAGTAATGCTAGCTCGATCCCACAGTGTCGCCTCATGTCCCTCGCCCTGCACGACGATGGTCTTCTTCTGCAGTGCTGCTGACTCTGGCGGCGAACTTGTATCGGCCTCGGCAATGCGAGGAATCTCCATGTCTGGCGATGCATCGGCAGCACTGACAGTCAAACGTGTCAGCTCCAGAGGGAAGTTCTCGAGAGTGTAGCTAAACTGCTGTTCATGGACGATGTCAAATTTCTGGTGCGCGATCTTGGTAAATTCCTCCATGGCCTGGCTCAAGTCGTCTTTGGAGAAAGCAATCCCTAGCTCCAGAGCCTGCCCCTTGTATCGCAAAGCAGCGGTGTATGTCACTTCGATGGGAATGTCTGCTGAGTCAAGGGCTTCGCGTAGTGTGGTTACACATCTTTCCTCGAGGCTGTGCCATTCGCTTCGGAGTGTTTCCATTGTGGTGCTAGACAACAGATGGATGAAAGACGCCGACAGCTCGTGGCTCATCTTCGTCGTCGCATCGCCTTGTGCGCATAGAATGCCTGGCGCTGCGGGAATGATAACAGGCCATGCTCCGAGCAGCTTGCCCACTCCATTGGCACACATCGGACCCGCACCACCAATGGCCACAAGTGCAAAGTCAGCAGGATTGTGGCCACGCTCTACCGACACCAGACGTAGGGCGCCGTAGATAGCTTCATTAGCTAGATCAATGATGGCCTCTGCAGTTTCGTATAGCGGCTTGCCCATATCTTCGGCAAGCCTGCCGACTGCCGCACGTGCTGCTGCAACATCGAGCTTAAAGTCGCCACCAAGAAGGGTCTCTGGTAGATAGCCGAGCACAACGTTGGCATCCGTGACTGTCGCCTGTGTGCCACCACGATCATAACATGCAGGTCCGGGCACAGCTCCAGAAGATTCTGGCCCGACCCGAAGAGTGTTGGTTAGTTTCGAGTAGAATGCTAAGCTGCCTCCGCCAGCACCGATCGTCCGGACATCAACTGAAGGCGAGCGGACTGCAAGATCGCCAACCATAGTCTCTCTTCGCAGTGATGGCTGAGCGTTAGTGATGAGAGCAACATCAGTGGATGTGCCGCCCATATCGATTGTGATGAGATTCTTGTGCTCCGTTGCATTGGCTATTATACTGGTGATGCCTCGAACGCCTCCTGCTGGGCCGGACATGAGAATGTTCACGGGCAATTCTCCCGCCAGCTGGAGATTGGTGAGGCCACCATCGCTCTTCAAGATTCGAACGGTAGAGGTATCGTCTGTCAGCTTGTCGCTCAAGCCTTTCATGTACCTCTTGACCTCTGGTTTGACCACGGCATTAGCGGCGGCCGTGACAGTGCGCTCGTACTCGCCAAGCTCAGGAAGTACTTCGTGCGAGAGCGATACCTCGACGTCTTCGCCAAGAACTTCCTTGACGACTTCAGCCACCAGCTTTTCGTGCTCGCCGGATACCCAAGAGTTCAGCAGACTAACAGTCACGGCCTGGACTTTGCCTTTGACAGTAAGAAGCTGTTTCCGCAAAGAATCCGAATCCACGGGTTTGACCTCGTTCCCTTCTACATCGATTCTTTCGGGAACCTGCAGAGTCCTCTCCAACGGGATCAGTGGTGCTGGAGGGTCCCAATTGATCCAGCTCGCCAGGCCCCCAGGTATCTGGGAACGTCTGGCGACAAGGACATCCTTATGGCCATCCGTCACGATAAGCGCAGTCGGAACGCCCTTGCCCTCCAGTAACGCATTCGTCGCAACAGTCGAGCCATGATGAAGGGCTCCAAAGCTGCCAGTGAAGCCTTCTGCTTTCTCCAAGATTGGCCTGACTTTGTCTATGCTGTTCTTGACACCAATCGATTGGTCCTCCGGAGTAGAAGGAACCTTCGCTCGGTAGACCTTGCCTTCAGGAGAAAAGACGCATGCGTCTGTGAAGGTACCGCCTACATCAACTCCCAGTCGGTAGGTGTCTGTGGTAGAAGCCATGTTGGGGCGTAAGAACCAAAGATCCACGCTTGCGACTCCGAGGTACTTACCTATTGAGGTGCTCCCGTTCTCCACCCTATCGCGTCTTGTGTTCACATTGCTTTAGTGTCACGTTCAGTCGCTGCCCGCGTCTCGATAGGCAGGATAGACACGGCCAAGCCTCAGGCCTGGCGAACATCGCTTCTGCAGCATAGTGGATGCTAAACGATATCAGCAATGCCTGTAAGATGTTGTTAGCTGCAGAATTGAAAAGTGGAGGTGTTCTTGGTGGTTTGATAATAAGGGAAGAATGAGGAAGATCGACGCGTTCTCCCACATCCGAGCATTGACCGAAAATCGGATCAAGCACTTTCGCCACAAGCTTCGCCGCACCCCAGCAATCGCCGCACCCCAGCTCGGATTCTCGCGTTCCGACACATGGTGTTGCTGGCTTGTATCAATTGCCACACACGCTCAAAATACACGATATGTAGCTCAAGTTGCTCAGAATAGCATCGCGAATACAGAATTTGAGAGCCTGTGGGCACTATAGTGGGCTCCATGGTGTGTTGTTGTATGTGGTGAGGTGGTGAGAAAGCAAGAAACGCGTGAATCTCGACACGGGCGCATGAAGCTTTGGTGGGGCTCTCACCAAAATCCCATGCCGAAGCGTCAACACCAACCTCTCGGCAACACAACGTGTTTTTACGCGATATGAGTATGCAGAATATGGAAACAGATAGCTGCGAACACATTGGGAAAAGAATCAAGTTGATATGAGCAATATTGGTGGTGTTGATGATAAAAAGTCACTGGGGTGCGGCGAAGCTTGTGGCAGCACTTTCGATCGCTTGGACGATCGCTTTAGACATGGAACAGATGGGCAATGGAAACTCAGGCCTCTTGGTGCAAGGGGAGGGACTGCCAACTGTCACGCCAGTCTTTAGCATCCTTCACTACTGGCCACAAACGCTGTAATGTATCTTTTACCACAGGGCCAATGCCTTCTTCCCAGAAGTCATAGCTGAACTCCATTGTCTTGTCCACTTTCGTTATCTTGACCTCGCCAAGCTGGGCAGGATCCCATTCAGTTTGGAATTGCCAGCAGCTCTGGAGCTCTTTGGTCACTGTCGTGATCTGACTTGGCCAGAACGGTGTCAAGCCGCACGAACCAAAGTCTCCGCCGCCACAGGGTTCGATACGTATCTGATCAAACGAATAGGAGCGGTCCGGTTTTGCTTCAACAAGCTTTGAATAAATGGACTTGGCAAGGACCAGGTCGAGTGCACACTTGGTCAACATCTCTCGGATATGACCATGGAAATTGCTCACGACACAGCCAGATGAGGTCGGTCAGAGCAGGTAGATTCCGAATTAAGCTTGCGACTGCCTGCCATGTTGCGTCTTGTGCGTAAGTTGACTGCGTTCGCTGATGGTCCGCATGAACTTCAGCCAGTACTGTCGGGTCTTCATCCGGATCTCCTACAGCCTCCGTATCGGTGTCCTTTACGGTCAGTGTGCGAACGTGCTTTGCGTAGGAGTTCTGGTGTATTAGACGAGCACATGCTTGAGCATTCGACGCGTTGATAGCAAGCGCCGCGAACAGGGAAGGCGCGGCAGCGCTTTTGAACCGACTATTCGTAGGAGCTATGCATCGCAGGTGTGAGCTCTGGAGAAAGTGGCATATGTGAAGCAAGAGTTCGGTTGGCAAGTCGGTTAGGAGGTTCATCGCTGAAGAGGTAAGGTACATGTATATGTAAGACTGTTTACATTGTACCTCAGTGAGGTCAGAGCACGTGAGATGATTGTTGCCGTCCTTCCGTCCCACACATCCGAAATCCACCTCTTTCACATGCATGATGCTCTATCTCTCGCCTATCAGTGGGCTATGGCAGTCAGTGACAAGGCAACCAGGCGAGCTCTTGTAATGGATGACAGCTGTGTCGGCAGTCTCCTGACACGCCGTGTCGTCGAGACCAGGGCTCGATAGGCATTGAACGATGGCTACCACAGCCATGATGTAGGTACTCCTCCATCGTTCGACTGACCTCAGAGCATCTAGCCCACTATGTCCATCATAGCTCTTTCCTCCGGCGAGCCTACGTGCACCCTCGATGACCTCCGAACCATCTGCGACGCGAACAATTCCTCCCTCGAGCATGGAAGTCTGGACGAGACCGCGTTCCTCCTCTTCGCGAACAGTTTCGATGCTGTGTGCCAGACGATTCAGGACTTGCCAGAGTATGAAGATCCGCGTCTCTGTCCGATACCAGTGGATGGTGGGAAGCGTTCGTACTGTCGACCAAGCCAAGAGGAAAATCCACTGAATGGGGGGGAAGGGCGCATAAGACAACGTTGACGACCGTCAATGCTAAGAGTTCTCTTCTCGCTGACCGGACAGTCGTGTTCAAGGACAACGTCTCTGTGGGCGGTCTGCCACTTGGATTGGGGTGCTCACCAAAACATTTCAAAGACGGGAAGCACCCAATCAGCACCATCGACGCAACAGTTGTAAGCAGGGTTCTAGCAGCAAGAGGAATCGTCAGGGGCACTGCAACCTGTGAGATTTTCTCGGCATTCGCCCTCAGCTTCACATCGGACTCTGGTGTTGTTCACAATGCGTGGTTGCCCGGCTATGCGA from Fulvia fulva chromosome 10, complete sequence harbors:
- a CDS encoding Putative D-/L-hydantoinase subunit A; the encoded protein is MASTTDTYRLGVDVGGTFTDACVFSPEGKVYRAKVPSTPEDQSIGVKNSIDKVRPILEKAEGFTGSFGALHHGSTVATNALLEGKGVPTALIVTDGHKDVLVARRSQIPGGLASWINWDPPAPLIPLERTLQVPERIDVEGNEVKPVDSDSLRKQLLTVKGKVQAVTVSLLNSWVSGEHEKLVAEVVKEVLGEDVEVSLSHEVLPELGEYERTVTAAANAVVKPEVKRYMKGLSDKLTDDTSTVRILKSDGGLTNLQLAGELPVNILMSGPAGGVRGITSIIANATEHKNLITIDMGGTSTDVALITNAQPSLRRETMVGDLAVRSPSVDVRTIGAGGGSLAFYSKLTNTLRVGPESSGAVPGPACYDRGGTQATVTDANVVLGYLPETLLGGDFKLDVAAARAAVGRLAEDMGKPLYETAEAIIDLANEAIYGALRLVSVERGHNPADFALVAIGGAGPMCANGVGKLLGAWPVIIPAAPGILCAQGDATTKMSHELSASFIHLLSSTTMETLRSEWHSLEERCVTTLREALDSADIPIEVTYTAALRYKGQALELGIAFSKDDLSQAMEEFTKIAHQKFDIVHEQQFSYTLENFPLELTRLTVSAADASPDMEIPRIAEADTSSPPESAALQKKTIVVQGEGHEATLWDRASITRAEYKIQGPAIITEMDSNTLIAPGFEGTIDSVGNICIAPMPGNELPTFKSRFESSVSDKTQAQKEEEARKTVEDIPTVPTLISSSLASIRQEMDTLMLRCSMSPAIREQQDEFNVITDAAGKMLIGQFGSFIGQFLKIWNHKLAKGEVDDIEEGDVFITNDVYEVEGAVSHLNDVIVLLPIFYEHKLVGWAANFGHMTDVQGQVPGSMSINAQTIFDDGLQIPTMKLFERGKMNRSIVELICRNSRQPKWLRSDLLALISACRTAATRVCELCSRFGPEVYAASTDILLERTRTAISKIIEEHMTDEESTFVDFVDDDGHGKGPFALKCTLSKPSKNRLKFDWNGTSPQASSSINYYLSETMFKMFIGYYLLTVHAPYTIPNDGFQDLVDVEIPLGSLLKPVRPAALSCRTHFLGRTMDIMQALFGQKNSAFMTAAGFSDSPHFFYSGFKPNGEWYQLYQIAFGGVPARPKGDGPDCHCLFPAIKSVPTESIELNFPVRLEVNEAVADTGGAGFHRGGNAQKTMYRFLSAGEFSLHDDRWLTKPWGVRGGKPGSRSRKAIHRVDGSVELLPSKCDHVKVKPGDLLEWQTWGGGGLGDPLTRPAETVALEVRRKLVTIEGAKRNYGVIVDPETLELDITKTEILRADIERSEAGKEAPLYDRGGLMAELVANCKQGTGFEPPTPQWDEEVYGPHFALPYVQDWYKTGRQAGYGVWGV